The DNA window ATAGTAGATAAAATTCATAAAACTAAACGTGTCCCTTACAAAGGCAGATTTCTAGCTCTGATATGTGATATGATTTTTTAGatgtatttatatactttCCCCCACCTGACAAAACACAGAATTATTTGTGGTACGGCACATTTGACACAAACGGAAGACTCCTGTAAGGCGAAGCTTAGATCGTAAAGTACATTAACTACTCTTTGTTAAGGATTCAAATTTAGCTGTATTGTATTGTGCATTCTACAAGCTGGTTAAAACTTTAAGAGGCTTCACTTCACCTTACCTTTCCTTGATACCCTATAAATGGACCATACAAATAGTGATGACCCAAGCCACAGAACGCAGGAGCAAACAAAAGATGGGTTGGTGAATAAGCCCCCCAAAAAGAGACGGACTTAGGGACGTGGGTACGGATGATAGGTACTGATACTGAGGAAACCCAAAAAGGGACTCACCTTGGCGGACGAGGTTCGTTGCTTGATCGCGGAGGGATGAGCCGAGTGGGTGCTGAGCACGTTCTTGTTGACGGTGGGCGCCACTCCGCTGCCGGGGgtgtggtgatggtggtggttaATCGCTGTGCCGGCCACTGCCGCCGAGTTGTTGCTGGACAAGCGGGCACCGTCGGTGGTCATGTTGTTGGCCAcatgatggtggtgctggtggctGTGCTGGTGCGAGTGATTGGTGTTGGCCGCTGACGCCGAAACGGGCGCCGGACCCTGAGACACTGATCCCACTCCACCTGTCGCTGCCGCCCCCGAGGccggcgtgggcgtggccgcaGTACTATTGCTGGTGGCCGAATTCGAGGACGTTACAATGGGCATCATTGTGTTGGTGTTGGCGACTGGCGTTGTCGTTGGTGGCAGTGACACAATGTTTGCATTGGCCGAatcatgctgctgctgctgttgctgttgctgctgatccTTGACCGAATGCGAGGATGTGCTGATCGAGTAGGTGGTTGTTGTGCTGGAGACGGCGGCCAGTGGTGGCACCGCGTTTGTGGCGCTCGATACTGGCGCCGCCGGTGCTGCAACATTGGATGCTGTGCCATTGGACACACCATCCGCTGGCAGGGCTTCAGGAACTGGCTGCAGTGTGGTGCGCATTGCTGTCGACATATTTCCAAACAGTCCAATAGGGTTTCTTAGAGATTCTGCACGTGAGATTCGAGTATTTTCGGGAGTCTTTCAGGTTTCGGTGCTTAAAAGTAGTCAAATGCCCAATGGGTTTCTATCATCCGTGGTACTCCTTCACATCTGCAAGAAATAAATGCACTCAATTAGTAAGGAGCTAAACAAAGCAGACCATTCGTATATTTCGGCACTTATAATATGGCTGGCCGTTCACTTGCCATTATCAAAAACGTAGCCAATTACCAGCTCCGATTACCGACCTCAAGCCATAACACTTTAAAagcacaataaaaaaaaaataatctcCTTTGTCTGCTTGAGTCTACTAGCTTTGTCCACACAAAGTAATGCAGAAAATCAAGTTGACCACTCAATACGAACCACTAGAAGCAGATTACTCAGACATTACGAGTGTAAGTTGCTATTCTCCGTTAATTATCTAGCTATTCAATTTATCTTTTTCATGGCAGCGATCTTAAggtaatttaatattaattagttatATCAAGACTACATGTAGCTGCATTAAAACTATACTTAAAACTTaataacattaaaaaaaatcggaTTCCCAAACAACaaggaatttaattgtttaattactattttaattaactcaAATATTAATGGAAAATCAATTACGCGAACTAATAGttataaaactattttaggAGTCTTATGGTATTTCAGTATAGATTGATTTGGTACAAACTGAGTAATACAATCGTAAGAATTCATATTTGGCTTATGGAGTTTACCACTGAGCACTACAAAAACAAGTTCCGATTGATTTTATTCGGTATATAGTCGTCGGTCAGGAAGTCGACGACACTCTCGATTTCGGCCTTTAACTGAACGTCCTGCAGCATGCGCAGTTCCTGCCGCACTCCCGGCTCCAAATCGTTGCGGGCGAGGAGGTCATTGATTTTCTTGTTGTCGCCGGCAACCAGGGCAACCGCTACAGTGCCGAGTGCGGGAATCTCCGAGGGGTGTAGCCCAATCCAACGCAGCGCAGGAGTGGTTAGTCCTTGGCTGGAAAAACTCATCGACTGCGAGCCATGACGATAGACAAGCATTATCTCGACGCCAAATGGATCGGCGTCCACGAGAATGTAGGCCGACAGTTGGTTCTCCATGGTGAGTCGGTGGACAATCCTCCGGGTACAGCAATCGGGGTATCCCTTTCCAGTTATCAGGATGAACCGGCGTTTAAAAGTTCCAAAAACATTTCTAGATAAGAGACTCTCAAACACCGACTCCTTTTCAACGATCAGTACAAATTCCGCCTGAGTTTCGATTCGATCTATCTTCTCGGGATCCGTGGGCAATGTCATAGGTCCACCATACAAGCTACTGTCCAGAACATCTCCGTTGGTCATAAGCAGCCTTAGGTCGCCTACAAGAGTAACCGAATGAGCAGGCAGCCTTCGATTAGGGTTTCCAGATTAACTCACCTGCCACCAGGCCCTTGGAGGCGGCCAGTATGCCCAACCTTAGTGGGGATGTGCTCAGCATACGACAGACATCCAGCCTGGCTTCGGCAATCCTGGACTGCGACCGGATGAGCAGGGGATTGTCATAGTATAGTCCACGGACGGTGAAGCTTCCTCCACGGACTTGCAATCGGTGTACACGGGAGAGCATGTAAATCAGCAAACAAAAGCTATGGCGACTTCCGTGATTATTATAGCTGACCCGTCGATATTCCGTGATCATGTTTCCGGCTGAATTTCGGGGAACACGTAGAGTGGCATTGCCTTGGACCAAGTTGCTCAGCAGCTCGAGGGCAATTCTTTCTATACTCTCCGCAAATTCACCCATTGTTCTAGCAATTTACTTATATTAGGCACGGATTCTTAACAACAAATCTGTACGGCTTCTTGATTTTGTACTTTCGCAATTAATCATCTACAAAATGAGGCTGTTTAATATCCAAATCAAAAGCAATtgacaataaatataattttacgtGTGGTAATAACATTTTGTGATACATTATAAGCTACATCTTAACAAGATCTTGTTTACTAAcacttaaattttaaacagTTACATTTTGCAATTTCCCCAACTTTATGTATCCTTGCACCCAATTTCCTTTAGCACTGAATTCGCATGAATTTTAATGTTTATGCGAATGAGTCCAATGTTTTGAAACATTCTATAGAATTTTGAGTGTAAGCACATTTTGGTCTAATTTAATTGCACAGgggtgccacgcccccagggttttctatttgtttctttgaaTGCCTTTGTCACAAGCGGAAACCCCGCAGGAAAATGAGTGAAAACTGTGGGCTGAAACGCTGATACACGCCCACCGACCTACGCACAgtaatatttcataaatacgTAAGCAATTCGTGGACTTACATAGCATACGAAAATCAAGTGGGCTTTGCACATACTTATATCTGCTTTTGTAAAAGTTTATCGCGTAAATCGTTGCGTGGAAACATTTCGAGGGGggttataaataatttccgAAAGGAGCTTGCTGGCTAAAAATATAccattgaaatgaaaattcccTTTCGGTGAAAACAactgttttttaaaaatttaagcaCGCACACTAGTGGCAGCCGAAGAAAGCGCGAGGGAGATGGAGAGTGCCATAAGTTTAtgtgaatttctttattcggtctttcattttttcttcttattttattattcttttttcttctttttcgtATGTGCAGAAAAGTGTACTCGTTATTAcaaagcacgcacacatgcaccaAGTGGGGGCGGGCGGGGGGCTTTTCGCTCTCTTTcgggagagagaaagagagagtgtGGGGGAAAAGAAAGAGCGCCAACGAATGGGCTAGGAAAACTAACGAAcggaacgaaacgaaacggaatGGCAGCCCAAGTATTGATTTGCTGGTTATGGTGCTGCCACTTCTTGTACTTACCAATCAAATACAATTTCCGATCGGCCCAAGAAAAGCTAAAGCTGAAAAGCTATTCGCTCTCTCGCTCAGAGAGGAGTCGCTAGCTGCTGGTCTctgctggtgttgttggtgttgccaTCGATGTAAcgcatattattatttaatttctttcgattttccCAGTTCCTTTTCCGATTCCGTTTACCCGAAAGTGGTTAGGTTTGGAAAGGCTCTGCTTTTTACCGACTTTTACCGAACGAAAACGACGACACACAcaacgaaatgcaaatgcaatacATAGCTTTCTCACTCGCTCACTAGCTCTCGCCCGCTCTCACTCgcacagcagcagtagcagcagctcTTTGGTTTTCAATCAGATTTTTCTTTCTTATATTTTCTTATCGCgatggtattttttttttccttcgcttttTTGTTAAAGAAGAACGGTCACCGATTTTTCACAAAGATTACGAACGCACCCCCACTTCTCTTCCCTCTCACTGAAAAgccacaataacaacaacaacaacgacagtCTTGTTGGCAACAAATGGAAATATTCGCTATATGCTCTGCGCTGCTCTGCCCTTCGCAAAACTAATGTGTATCCGCGATGGGTAATGGGTAACTTGATATTGATAcgattactattattattattgataGCCGATTAGCCGACATAAGCGGTGGCCGCAATTGGCAAACGACGATTGTCCCGCTCACGCAACGCAGTTAAATATTACTATTTTCCTCCGTCTACATCCACtttggcagcaacaaaagtaTGTACGTCTCGGTCTCTCAAAAAAATTCACATTACGATACGGCAGCCATATTGTAGCAGTGTTGCCAGCTAGACGGACTTCAAAAATACTAATAATTTCCCCCGGTGGCTACTAATATACTAAAAAGGCCGCTTTCTCTCATTCGAACAACCGCGCCCCACAGTTTGAGATTGAAAAActatcaatttaaaataatcatttaCGTCCATATTTCGAAACTGGATATGGACTACACAATGTACGTAATTTATAAGTTCACTTAAAAGCcccaatttatttatattttataaaaaaactaGTAAAAATAAGAGATCTAAGTTCTGAAAGGAATAAATTAAGATCTTCAATATTGGTTGAAGAGAAAACCAAATACTTTCAGAGGCAAATAGCGGTATTTTTGAGCTGCCATCCCCACTGCGGAAACGGCCACTTAGATTTCTACACCGCTCCCCTAGCAGGTCTGGCAGCACTGCTTTAAGAGAGAGCGTGCTTTGAAATTAAAGAGAACGATAAACCATTTTTTAAGAGTAATACCATCATTTGTTGAAACCGTTTCAGTTTCAAATAgattaaaaaacatatatgGTAAACGTCACTGTtcttattcaattaaaaaaactttttctttATGCATTATGAGTTAATGACgaataagaaatattattttttttttagttttatttaaaaaaatatgtatttgtataataaacaatttatctAGTTTATGTGAGTCACAAAAGTGCAGAAGCTCCTGCTGAGTTCAGTTAGagataaaaacaaactttaaaTGATCGTCTTCAATtgaataaataactaaatacCAACGCTCTCTTCTCCCTTTAAAATTAAGTAGTATTCGTATTACCTTCTCCCTAGCTCCCAATTCTCTGAAGGATTCTATATGGAAAACCACCACTTAGAGGTAAACAGATTAAATAATGTCTAGCTAAACACTACTTATCCAGTCGTTTATATGTAAAGGGAGGACTAACCATTAGTAGAATAAAGAAACCTTAATAACTGAaagtcaaaaataaattatttgataaTTAAGTTAAGTCAAATTTGTATTATTCGCTAACTGACGGTTattttttccagcattttaACAATCCCATTGATCCTTGTGGTCTTTGTAAATGCAATAATTTTTCTATGTTCTTCTAGATATTTATGACCTTATATCCCATATTAGTGGATTGGTTGAGAGGATTTTGAGCTACTCTCGATCCACTTTCTAAGTAAATCCCCCGGCTGAATagttggctgctgctgcggaagAGTTGTCCTCGAGTATTGATATTCACTAGGCGTTATTGTGGGTGTGGGCGATGGCATTGGCGGAAAAACTGCGAGATTTCGCTGACTCTCACGGGCTTCGGACCAGCCGTAGTCCCTTACAGTTGGAGCAGCGGTTCCCCATTGGGTTTCTGGACGTGGCTGCGACTCAAATCCAGAAGATTGAGACGATGTGCGGGAAAGTTGATTCTGCTGTTTCTCTTCGTAATGTCTCATTAGACTGGCAGTGCTCAGATCCTGGTTGACACTCTGATTGGCTGCCACCCAAGCGCTTACATCAGCTCCGCCGACATTCCTGCTTATGGGCGGCAAACGCGATGGCATTAACAGATTTTGCGTAGACCTAGTGAAAGCATGGCCTTGGGCCAGATTACTTGGCCCATGGCGATACCATTGTGACTCTAATGGCCTCATGGGCTTCTGTTGGAACATCATCGCTGGCTGGGCTCGCGGGGCAATCACTGTAGAGGCACCTCCATAGTTTGAAGACCAAGCCGCCTGCTGTTCCATCCGTTGCTTCGACAGATGCAACGAGTCCAGGGACAGCAGAGAAGCAGGCGCCTGGATTGTTCGCTGGGAAATCGTGGGGGCGGGTGAGTGGCAAACGGAAGCGTTGGGAATGGACAGACTGCCATTGCTGATATCGCTGCATCCACTTAACTGCTGACTGAGCATGCTCAGTGTTTCCTCATCGCATTCGTCCGCACAGAGGCGATGGAAGCTCTCGCAGGCAGCCTCGTCCTGGTTCACTTGGCTTAACAGATTGGTCCGGTTGGTGGCCAACAAAATGAGGGTGACAATACTTCCCATTAGCTGTAGAAatgatttttttaaacaagGTTCAAATATATGTAAACTCACTTACTATAAAAGATATTCCATTGATGTAAGGATCCAGGAGCTCAATTCCCATGGCATACGCACTCCAAAGCAGTAGAGCAATGGTGAATCGCGTAAGTTTCAATCCGTCGTAAATCTTGTGCAGAAAACACAGGGCCAGCATGGCATATGGGTAGAGCCCAATAAAGCAGGACGCGAAGGTTGCCtgctgcacttgctgttgGCTCAAACCCAGCGAATACAGCAAGAGCTTGCCAAAGGTGCGGCCGTACAATAAAAGTTTGGCTGTCATTTCACGCTGCTCCAGGAAAAGTCCCACTTCCGAAGTTACCACTCTAAAGAAGGCCAGAACATGGGAGTAGGCATAGAACAAGGTTAGCCCAAAGAATTTTCCAAGGTAAGAAGTAAACTGAATGGCAGTTGCATTTGGCAGCCGGCACAGCAGGCATACAATGTTGACCACAGTCAGGATGGTCATCAGAGCGCGGTATCGCTGCAGTTTGTACTGCTTTTGGGCACTGGCCAATCGGTTGAAGTGTGGCTGCTTGAGCAGCGATGCTCCCTTGATGATGTAGTTCAGGAACTTGGAGCTCAGCACCATTTTCTTCTTCTCGTGCAGGACTTTGTTCACATGTCGTTCGCAGCTGCTGCACAGGCGAAACTGCTTCTCCAGTCGTTCTctacataaaataaaaattattattttatataaacttaTTATGTTCTAACTATACTTATGAAATAGGTTATCTTTTATAGAAAGAAGCTAATCTAGTTTTCACGTCATTGCTTTGCATACCAATTTAGATACGTGTCTTTTAGATTATATTAGGGCATTCGTATATCATATTTGCTTGACTTTAGCACGGTAAACTTCTTTTATCaacaaatttcattaaataaatactataacattaaaaatataatgcgTATCGTCATAGCTATTAAAACTTTGCCGATTTAATTTGCTCACCTGTAAACCTTGAGTTCCTGATCGAATCGGGACTCGTTCTTAGGCTCGAATTGCGAGAGCTTCTCCACCTTCAGGCGCTGCGCCTCGTTGCACTGGTCGCACAGGCCATTTTTGGGAGCTGGAGTATGAGCAGTGAGGACATCCGAGTAATACGAGTTGGCACAGATGCTGGAGCTGCCTTTGGAGCTGTTCTTCTGGGAGCCGAGGCTGCAGTCCCGCTGCGACGTCATGTCCCGGTTGTAGTCGCCGTCCTTGGTGAATCCATTGTACTGCTCACACGACGGGCAGGTCCAACTGTTGCGATCCTGGTAGGGAACTCGTGCGTTGCCATTGCAGAACCAGCAGTTCACCCGTGCATCGTAGCGAGATCTTTAGACGGTGTGGGTTAGTTAGTCTGGACTAGTAGTAGGCGATGCCTCACTCACCGTATGCTAATATAAGCCTTGAAAAGAAACGTGCCGGCTACAAAGAGAATGGCACAAACAGGTATGGCAGTCGCCGCCAGCGGAATTAGTAGGGTTAGCATCTCTTTAATATTTTGGTAATCTCGCGCGGTTATCTATGCAGTCTGGCTGGGGCCTTTGCGAGTCATGCAGTCACTTAACTATCCAGATGTCAGTTAGAAATGCACTTTTTCCAAACCAACGCAACGCCGGCATGCAAGTCGGCATTGGCGCGCGCATAAAATAACCACAAAATAATATCGCGGAACTCCTAGTGATGGTGATGGTTAGCGGTTAGCCGATGCGATAGTTTCTAATTTGGGCGTCCTATGTCATCTTGCCTGCGAGCTGGAACAGTCGCCAAATGTTAAGGTGGTAGGACTGCTAAAATACTGTACGTTggttttataattattttttataaactatGAATGAAGAGTATCCATTGTTACTTTTtctaaagaaataaaaatgataactTCGAAAAAAGTCAGCCAATAGTTTatagtaaaaatataaaaatgattgTTAAACATTTGTTGTCGCCGTAATTTACGGAATCTGTTTATTTGAGGTATAATATCTACGCAAATAACAAtcattataaaaaataatttacttttgaattatattttaaagatttaaaattattaaaaaattttaattgcttacatatttgaaattttgatTACATCTGGTGTTAATTTTTGAGCTTAACACGTTCGCACTGCATATTAAAGTTCCATCTAAGTTTAATGCGAAAAAGAAGACTTAAAAAAATTCCTATTCaatcaattttttaattaggcAACTACCTTTCAATTAAacattatattaattttatttacattaattattaattaatgttATGCCAGGCaaatggtttatttttggtatattcGCAGCCTGAAAATGGTGTTTGAAGTATATTTCTGCACATTTTGTATGGTCACACTGCACCCATCGTATAAAAGCCCGCGCTCTCCACAGCGAGTGCACTAATTTTTCCAAGTGTGTGAAGCGGACAGTTTGTGTTGTGTTCGACTGCTATAAGCGAAAGataattttaagttaaaaGTTCAAAAGCctaaaacaaatacaaaatgagGGAAATCGTTCACATCCAAGCTGGTCAGTGCGGCAACCAAATCGGCGCCAAGGtaagtttttccatttgcattttccattcaTTTTCCAACGAGAGTACAGTTGCCAAAATGGCGTCATTTTTGCACGACTCCGCTGTCCATGTGGCAAAAATTTGTATTGAGGCCGGCATTTTCACACTCAcacatttgcatttatgtataccaagttgtgtgtgtgtgcgtgcgagtgGTCTTTTTGAGTCCCGGCATCTGTGTTTGTATATACCGAATATTTGTCCGATTTCGCAAAGATGctcgaaatttgttgtttcaCTTTGGCATTTTGGGTCTAAAATTTAGAACGGAAGTTTGTTACGCCCGAAATTCCGATCGATATGATGTTTTAGGGCCATTGACATTCGCATATGTACTTtgtgcacatatgtatgtaagtaaTTATAGTTGGGTGTGTCTGCAATTACACCGTCGCTGGTGGCTATGTAAatgtctgtgtgcgtgttgCATGCATGAGTCATTTTCTCTTGGGCGAAAGACTTTCATAGTTTTTCACCGGTTGTGAAAGCCATTCCACTGCCCAGATGGTGAAGGGTACTTTTCTATCGTCAAAACACGATAGCTTttctacacacacacacacacacacacaaaagttTAATGCTCATTTGTATGTGTGAGCGTCGgccggttttttttttttttcattttattcttttttttttttttttgccgctaTGCGTCTTCTAAAGAGAAAACATGACGTCATTTTAACCTAAAATGGCTGAACCGGTCGCCGTTGACCGGTTCGCAGAGCGTATAAGAGTTGATCTTATACATAGATGGGATATAAgtatgtagatatatgtacGTAGGCTGCATTAGCTGTTCTATCGATTTTCATGCATTCCAAACTCTGTTGCCTTCTTTAATTTGCGCTACTTCTCTATCTTATCACGAAATGAAacaattttctattttctattcaTGACTATAGTATAGGCAGATTTTTGTTCGCATTCGGTCAGAATGTGCCCAAATGAAAGTTTTCGTTGAGCAGTAGGGAGATTGGGAGTCTGCAAGGTGACATGACCGTATATAGAGGAATTTGCCATCTGTTTGTCTCTATCCCAGTTTCCTcacgcacacaagcacaacGAAACGGAGAAGGGCGGTGCTGCACATGCGTGTGGATAACGGGACACGGGACACGAAGGTGATGTTGATGATGACGAATCTTTCTAGTCCTTGCCCGAAAAATCAATACCCACATCCTGGGCTCCTGGGCTTCTGGGCATGGgctgaaaaaaaacaacccTCGGAAACGCCTTAAAACCCGAGCAGCTGCAACATCACAATTGTTGTGCCCAAGTATGGCTCTCAATCCtgcgctctccctctctctatCTCACTCTCTCATTCTTTCGACCCGACCGGCTTACAAATGGGcatttctatatttatatatacattctATATACATAGAATCCGGTATGACGGTGCCAATTCGCTAAACGAGTGTCAACCACGCATTTCCTCCAATACCATTGTAGCGACTTATTTTCggttaattgtttttatttgtttacgcGACATAAACAACGACAATCGCAAAAAGTTAAGGTGACGTAATGCCCTCAAAAGCGGACGATTTATGCGCCAGATGGTCGCCAGTTGGAGCATTGAGCTGCAGTTTCAACCTCTCAGCAAACAGCCA is part of the Drosophila yakuba strain Tai18E2 chromosome 2R, Prin_Dyak_Tai18E2_2.1, whole genome shotgun sequence genome and encodes:
- the LOC6530937 gene encoding meiotic recombination protein W68 yields the protein MGEFAESIERIALELLSNLVQGNATLRVPRNSAGNMITEYRRVSYNNHGSRHSFCLLIYMLSRVHRLQVRGGSFTVRGLYYDNPLLIRSQSRIAEARLDVCRMLSTSPLRLGILAASKGLVAGDLRLLMTNGDVLDSSLYGGPMTLPTDPEKIDRIETQAEFVLIVEKESVFESLLSRNVFGTFKRRFILITGKGYPDCCTRRIVHRLTMENQLSAYILVDADPFGVEIMLVYRHGSQSMSFSSQGLTTPALRWIGLHPSEIPALGTVAVALVAGDNKKINDLLARNDLEPGVRQELRMLQDVQLKAEIESVVDFLTDDYIPNKINRNLFL
- the LOC6530938 gene encoding uncharacterized protein LOC6530938, with the translated sequence MLTLLIPLAATAIPVCAILFVAGTFLFKAYISIRSRYDARVNCWFCNGNARVPYQDRNSWTCPSCEQYNGFTKDGDYNRDMTSQRDCSLGSQKNSSKGSSSICANSYYSDVLTAHTPAPKNGLCDQCNEAQRLKVEKLSQFEPKNESRFDQELKVYRERLEKQFRLCSSCERHVNKVLHEKKKMVLSSKFLNYIIKGASLLKQPHFNRLASAQKQYKLQRYRALMTILTVVNIVCLLCRLPNATAIQFTSYLGKFFGLTLFYAYSHVLAFFRVVTSEVGLFLEQREMTAKLLLYGRTFGKLLLYSLGLSQQQVQQATFASCFIGLYPYAMLALCFLHKIYDGLKLTRFTIALLLWSAYAMGIELLDPYINGISFILMGSIVTLILLATNRTNLLSQVNQDEAACESFHRLCADECDEETLSMLSQQLSGCSDISNGSLSIPNASVCHSPAPTISQRTIQAPASLLSLDSLHLSKQRMEQQAAWSSNYGGASTVIAPRAQPAMMFQQKPMRPLESQWYRHGPSNLAQGHAFTRSTQNLLMPSRLPPISRNVGGADVSAWVAANQSVNQDLSTASLMRHYEEKQQNQLSRTSSQSSGFESQPRPETQWGTAAPTVRDYGWSEARESQRNLAVFPPMPSPTPTITPSEYQYSRTTLPQQQPTIQPGDLLRKWIESSSKSSQPIH